The genomic DNA GGCTGTTGCAGAGGTGATGCCTTCATGTGAAAAGGAGAAAATCTCCAGCGCTGAGGCTGGAGATTCTTGGTGTTTCTAGCCCCACTTTGAGAGCcaggggtgaagagggaCTGGTCGCCTGGTTGCCAAGAACATGACAGTTGGAACCTCGAAAGCCAGCCTTGCAAGTTATCACCAAGATGCCGGCATTGGATTTATCTTGACTTAAAACAGCCTTCTGATGCAAGTGACCAGCAGACTTGATTAGGGACCGAAGGACCATATCGGCGCCTCGGCAAGTTCAGTATGCGATCGATCAGAAGTCCTGTTCTAACAGAAAGTTGGAGCCCCTGCACATATGGAGTGAGGAGGCGATGCGGGTCTTggcttccccaacccacaatgggttggtggtgttcaaACGTGAGTGTTTCAATCATCACATCAAAATTTATTACAAGATCTATATAATATTATGTACTCGTTTACATCATTCATGTCGTCTTTTGAGCTTGGAGCACCGAAGTACCTCTGCGGCGCCCGCCTGCAAAAATATCGGCCTTGGGCTCGGCCCAAGTCGCCGTGCTGGGCAGCTCATGCTCCTTGATCTCAGTTGGGCCTTTTCCATACATCCAGTATTGAACCCCAAGAAAGGAGTCACAGCAGGCCTGGAAGATACCGCAGAGCTTGAACGCCCATGGGATGGTCGTCTTGGAGGTGAAGAACCAAAACATCTTCATGCTGTCACCGAGCAGCCAGCTGGCCAAGACGGAGAACCGGAAACCTTTGCAGGACCGGGACTTCGCATTGGCGATAATCTGTGGCAGAGGCAGTATAGCCTCAACAGCGAGCCCGATGTAGCCGATCAAGGAAGAATACCCCTGGTACACCGACGGAATAGGGGAGAGCAAGAGCTCGCAAGCCACCAGGCCGACAAACAGGGACATTATAAACTGCCAGTATCTGCTCCCAACGTCAGCCAGCGATTTCTTTACATTATGATAGTGTCGAGAGGAACACACGGTTTGGGAGACCTCCACTGCCAAAAGTTGAACGGCCGTTGTCTCTCTCGCTCATTTACTTTGGCGAAGGGGACAGCAGCGTCACCGCCCTTTGACGAGGGCGCGGGGCGATGGTCGAGCGCAATCTTGAGAAGAACGACCTGCATGACGGTCATGACAAGCGATTGTATAAGGAGGGCAATGTCGAATTTGGCACCAGGGTAGTAGAATATCCTGCAGGGCTGGCGCGTTAGCAAGAAGCAGCCAAAAAAAGACACGGCATCTCGGGGACCACGAACCTGAGCAGCGAGGCCACAAGCATGATGAGGGGTATGTCGAGCGAGAAGCCGGCGCTCGACTTTGCGCGGTGCATCGAGTAGGCCTGGTCACTGTACGAGAGCAGCGGTGACAGCACGAGGAACCCCGGGGTCAGATACCCCGACAAGGTGGTTAACCAGCTcatgttgggttggttgataTTGTCCCGTTCGCTGGCGAGTGTTGCTATTATTAGGGGAGCGCGGGCGCGGTAAGGTAGGCAAGGTAAGGTATATTATATTcgtcgaagagggaggacgTTCGAAGGGACACGGAGGCGTCTGTTGTGCGCTGTGCGCTGTCGCAATGGATAAATTGTAGGTTGCAGGGACGGCGGGCTCGTAGGGAGTGCCCGAGATAAGAATTGGACGGTGGATGGAACCGGAAGTTGAAATATGGTGTTCTTTCAGACGCATGCCATCCTCGATGAACAGCCCTGTAAACAACCCGCAGCACCAGAATCAAGAATCGGAACAACGGAGATAGAAAGAATGAAGAAAACAGGAGACGCGACGGGGTCCTCCAATTGCAAATTTTCGGGCCCGGTCTAGAGGCCGGCAGGGTCCAACGCCGAAAGCCAGAGGCCAAACACCGTTCAAAATCCGGCCCAAATGGATCCAGAATTACGGAGTCCTAACAGCGCACACGCGACACCCTGACCAGTTGACCCCACGATTGACCGAGCCGCCCTGACCAGCTGTCACAGAGTAGCCTGACAGCTGCCAGCGTTGATCAACTCCTTGATGGGCagcttcaaccaccaccatcgatCGCTCTTTCACTTGACATCAATGAGTCAATCACTGCCTTGAAAACTTTGAACCCTTTTACTTGAAACCTTTCGCTGTCCCACTTCCTGCCCAAAATGCGTTTCATATCTCATCGACTTCGGCATACCTGCGTTTTATTGCGAGGATTTGATAAGTCAGATAATGACGATGTCCGGGGCGGTTCCTCATGAACATACGACCTGATACAGGTACCTCTTGTGCAAATCTTCAACCTCTGCTTGCTGCAATCGGCTGACACAGTATCAACAGCTGCATACCGAACTGGTTAGCAGCTCGGATCCTTACTCGAGCCTCACACTGGACAGTATGATGCCACTACATGCCAGGCCAAGCGGGCCCCCTACTTGAGACCGTCAGCCATGTACTGGGATCGCAGCATAGGACGACCGTTTGACAGGCAATGAGTTCCGATCGCCGCCTCTAAAAGGGACGGCACATCCATTTCTGGCACAGCGGAACGCGAGACGGGGCTCTCATCAACCGAACCGGTGCCGACAAGAATCTACATAGCCCTCCGCCTCGTGACTCGGGATACTAGCTCCTCGGATTTCCGGCTATCAAGCCTTCAGGAGTTACAGTACAACTGCTCCATGTCGCTGATGGGAGGAATGCGACTACCTACGCACACAGTCAGCAGCACGGTTCGCCTGAAAAGACCCttctcaacacccacctGCTCGGCTCCACGCAACTTCCGACTATCGAGGCTCTCCTGAGACCGTCAGACACTGGACACCTAACCAGAGACCTACAGACTTCCAAATCACCTCAggctgttttcttttggtggAATTGCCCCTTAGCGATTCGACCCCCAGCCGGGGACCTGGAGGTCTTGGTCACCCTCCGCTAGACCCAGCGTACGCCTGTGCCATTCGTTACGACGACTGTTCAACAGTTCGGTGAGTATGGACGCTGTCTCGTTGAATGAGCTGTCATGCACGAGTAACTGGAAAAGGCACATCACGGAGAACTCACCGCCCCACCCGCATATCGCTCATCACATGAAGCGTTTGGGGTCGCAAAGCGTCAAATAGGCTCatctcctcgccatcctcttgAGGCTTTGCCACCATGTTGCAGCAGAGTCGGCGATTATTGCTGGATGGCTTGCCTTCCTGGCACTAACGTTCAACTTTACTGCCAGCTCACAGCAGCCAATGGCCCACGCCATCAACAGAGAGGATGGGCGTGAGAGACAGAGGCCTGGGAACACAATTACCAGAACACTCCCCTATTATCCTGTCGAAATGCGCGGCGCGCCACTGCCGTTCAGCAagtgccggtggtgttgggcgtCACCAATTCGGAGGGTTTGCTACCACATGGCCGACACCAGCCCCCAACCATCTTGGCGCGAcaaaggtggtggtgagaccTAACTTTTGCACAAGTAAGCTTATGGCCTGGAGATGCATTTCAAACACTCTTCGAGCGTGCTACCCGTCCCAATGCCATGGGCCCCGGGAGAACTGGACAGACCATAATCGAGTCTCATTCAGCGCCCGGCGTTATCACGGACGAGGCGTCTGCACCGAACCTGGTTTGCTGGCACATCTCGGAGTCCACTCGGCGCCATTCCGCGGCTGAAGTTGCTGGGGCATTCTTGGACCTGCTTTTTACCCTACACCGACTTAGTCTACTTGCAGTGGTGTGCCATGAAGCCCTATTTGGTTCGTTCTTACTGACAGCAAGACAGGTCAGTACACACTGTTGACCTGCCAGACGGTTACCTTTCAGTCTTTCCGTGGCAATATGCAAGCGCCCCGTGGCAAAAGCTCACCAAGTGATCGGCCCGACGGCGAATTCGCGGACGGAGGTCAGCAATCGGGCCCCCCGGCGCGGCCTTGACGGCGCGGAGCGCCCGTCATCAAAGCAATAACCTATTGCCGAT from Podospora pseudoanserina strain CBS 124.78 chromosome 2, whole genome shotgun sequence includes the following:
- a CDS encoding hypothetical protein (EggNog:ENOG503NXA6; COG:S), which codes for MSWLTTLSGYLTPGFLVLSPLLSYSDQAYSMHRAKSSAGFSLDIPLIMLVASLLRIFYYPGAKFDIALLIQSLVMTVMQVVLLKIALDHRPAPSSKGGDAAVPFAKVNERERQRPFNFWQWRSPKPYWQFIMSLFVGLVACELLLSPIPSVYQGYSSLIGYIGLAVEAILPLPQIIANAKSRSCKGFRFSVLASWLLGDSMKMFWFFTSKTTIPWAFKLCGIFQACCDSFLGVQYWMYGKGPTEIKEHELPSTATWAEPKADIFAGGRRRGTSVLQAQKTT